A stretch of the Amycolatopsis sp. BJA-103 genome encodes the following:
- a CDS encoding ABC transporter permease subunit: MGNLIKAEFRKTLTLKAWWALMIPAVVFAFAFALFWGMVTNDFSDFLGRSDTRELTEALGISTGELPVGLLALGHGINIGTMIPIIFGVFALAGEYTKKTITTTFLTAPNRVSALSAKMITYVAWGAIYGVIIVGAASLGTVITVDSARLPTAGQWLGVLGAGVLATILATLFGIGVGAVWRSVIGSIITLTIWMLVVENVLVFVSFGAWDITWLGGVLPNGTVNGIVGAIGAEAFGAAGVKVPGLQDETAWALQYAAGAPGAFSWWASALIFFGWTMVFFLAGWAVNQKKDIT, from the coding sequence ATGGGCAACCTGATCAAGGCGGAGTTCCGCAAGACGCTCACGCTCAAGGCGTGGTGGGCGCTGATGATCCCCGCGGTGGTCTTCGCTTTCGCGTTCGCCCTGTTCTGGGGCATGGTCACGAACGACTTCAGCGACTTCCTCGGTCGCTCGGACACTCGTGAACTGACCGAAGCGCTCGGCATCTCGACCGGCGAACTGCCCGTCGGCCTGCTCGCCCTCGGGCACGGCATCAACATCGGCACGATGATCCCGATCATCTTCGGTGTCTTCGCCCTCGCCGGCGAGTACACGAAGAAGACGATCACCACGACGTTCCTCACCGCCCCGAACCGGGTTTCGGCGTTGAGCGCGAAGATGATCACCTACGTCGCCTGGGGCGCGATCTACGGCGTGATCATCGTGGGCGCGGCGAGCCTCGGCACCGTGATCACGGTCGACAGCGCGCGCCTGCCGACGGCGGGCCAGTGGCTGGGCGTGCTCGGCGCCGGTGTCCTCGCGACGATCCTGGCGACCCTGTTCGGCATCGGGGTCGGCGCGGTCTGGCGCAGCGTGATCGGCAGCATCATCACGCTGACCATCTGGATGCTCGTGGTCGAGAACGTCCTGGTGTTCGTGTCCTTCGGTGCCTGGGACATCACGTGGCTCGGCGGGGTCCTGCCGAACGGCACGGTCAACGGCATCGTGGGCGCCATCGGCGCGGAGGCCTTCGGCGCCGCCGGCGTGAAGGTGCCCGGCCTGCAGGACGAGACGGCGTGGGCGCTGCAGTACGCGGCCGGCGCCCCCGGCGCCTTCTCGTGGTGGGCCTCGGCGCTCATCTTCTTCGGCTGGACGATGGTCTTCTTCCTCGCCGGCTGGGCCGTGAACCAGAAGAAGGACATCACGTAG